Proteins encoded together in one Bacillus carboniphilus window:
- a CDS encoding MBL fold metallo-hydrolase, with the protein MNIQQIRNATLVVEYAGKRFLIDPMLSEKGSYPPFPNSPRQDQNNPLVSLPTTIDNIIKDIDAVIVTHLHLDHWDDAAKEALPKTIKLFTQNEEDATEIRSAGFQNVEVLQDDTVFEGIHLIKTKGEHGRGEILNLAGQVCGVVFKHPMERTLYVAGDMVWYDAVQEVIDTHKPEIIIVNAGDNQFLEGGSLVMGKDDVYEVYKAAPNAKIIAVHMEAANHWTLSRAELKDFANDKGISSKIFVPEDGESYEF; encoded by the coding sequence ATGAATATACAACAAATTCGTAATGCAACATTAGTTGTTGAATATGCTGGGAAAAGGTTTTTAATTGATCCCATGTTATCGGAAAAAGGGAGTTATCCACCTTTTCCAAATTCACCAAGACAAGATCAAAATAATCCTTTGGTTAGTTTACCTACTACCATTGACAATATTATAAAGGATATTGATGCAGTCATCGTTACGCATCTACATTTAGATCATTGGGATGATGCTGCTAAAGAAGCTTTACCTAAGACAATCAAGTTATTTACCCAAAATGAAGAAGATGCAACTGAAATTAGAAGCGCTGGTTTCCAAAATGTCGAGGTTTTACAAGACGATACAGTGTTTGAAGGAATACACTTGATTAAAACAAAAGGTGAGCACGGTAGAGGAGAAATCTTAAATCTTGCTGGCCAAGTTTGTGGTGTTGTATTTAAACACCCAATGGAGAGAACCTTATATGTTGCGGGAGATATGGTCTGGTATGATGCAGTTCAAGAGGTAATCGACACGCACAAACCAGAAATTATTATCGTAAATGCTGGAGACAATCAATTCCTTGAAGGTGGCTCTTTAGTAATGGGTAAAGATGATGTATATGAAGTGTATAAGGCTGCTCCCAACGCAAAAATTATAGCGGTGCACATGGAAGCGGCCAACCATTGGACATTATCAAGAGCAGAATTAAAAGACTTTGCTAACGATAAAGGAATTTCCTCTAAAATTTTCGTACCAGAGGACGGCGAATCATACGAATTTTAA
- a CDS encoding SAM-dependent methyltransferase, which translates to MERAILNYNNLLDMLDDFLREPKEFWEDFYEDREKDIPFFKVQAPDENLVEYFNSGLKPNRVLEIGCGPGRNAIFMAQQGCKVDAIDISDNAIKWAKERAERAEVQVDFHCVSLFDYSIEPDTYDFIYDCGMLHHLPPHRRLTYLETIKSALKKDGHLGLVCFTTDGALDTSDWDIYKHGSLRRGIGYTEDRLKEVFAAYFEIKSFRKMKKIEQPSHLFGEDFLWVSLMKVKK; encoded by the coding sequence TTGGAAAGAGCAATTTTAAACTATAACAATCTGCTAGACATGTTAGATGATTTTTTAAGAGAGCCGAAAGAGTTTTGGGAAGATTTTTACGAGGATCGTGAAAAAGATATTCCATTTTTTAAAGTTCAAGCTCCAGATGAAAATCTAGTCGAATATTTTAATAGTGGATTGAAGCCCAATCGCGTGTTAGAAATTGGCTGCGGGCCTGGACGGAATGCGATCTTTATGGCACAACAGGGATGTAAAGTGGACGCCATCGATATTTCTGATAATGCAATAAAATGGGCAAAGGAACGAGCTGAACGGGCTGAAGTTCAAGTGGATTTTCACTGTGTTTCTTTATTTGATTATTCCATTGAACCGGACACGTATGACTTTATCTATGATTGTGGGATGTTGCATCACCTGCCACCTCATCGACGCCTTACCTATCTAGAGACGATTAAATCTGCACTAAAGAAGGATGGGCATTTAGGTTTAGTATGTTTTACTACAGATGGAGCTCTAGATACCTCGGATTGGGATATTTATAAACATGGAAGTTTGCGGAGAGGGATTGGGTACACAGAGGATCGGCTGAAAGAAGTATTTGCTGCATATTTTGAAATAAAGAGCTTTCGTAAGATGAAAAAGATTGAACAACCAAGTCACCTCTTTGGAGAGGATTTTCTTTGGGTGAGTTTGATGAAAGTGAAAAAGTGA
- a CDS encoding MOSC domain-containing protein, with product MDRKIINLAVGKPKEYNWNNKIQLSGKGKSAVQAFKVAKVGIVGDDVANHKFHGGPDRVVCLYPFEHYAYWEEVFQKRLTLPAFGENITTTGMMEDQVCIGDIYKIGDTILQITQGRVPCVTISNYNEEKQLLKKVIETNLTGYFFRVLEEGTIKFDSEITLLEKHSKEISVSFATQILFHQKEDKASIEKILTVDALAEEWRNRFLKLL from the coding sequence ATGGATAGAAAGATTATAAATTTAGCCGTTGGGAAACCAAAGGAATATAATTGGAATAATAAAATACAGCTTTCTGGAAAAGGTAAATCAGCTGTACAAGCTTTTAAGGTTGCAAAAGTGGGCATAGTTGGTGATGATGTTGCAAACCACAAATTTCACGGGGGACCAGACCGTGTAGTATGTTTGTATCCCTTCGAGCATTACGCTTATTGGGAAGAAGTATTTCAAAAAAGGCTTACTCTACCTGCTTTTGGGGAAAATATTACTACAACTGGGATGATGGAAGATCAGGTTTGTATTGGTGACATCTATAAAATAGGAGATACTATTCTACAAATAACACAAGGAAGGGTCCCATGTGTAACGATCTCCAATTATAACGAGGAAAAACAACTTTTAAAGAAAGTGATTGAAACGAATCTAACTGGCTACTTTTTTCGGGTATTGGAAGAGGGAACTATTAAGTTCGATTCTGAAATAACCCTTTTAGAAAAACACTCAAAAGAAATATCCGTTTCTTTTGCTACACAAATTCTTTTTCACCAAAAAGAAGATAAAGCATCAATTGAAAAAATATTGACAGTTGACGCCCTTGCAGAGGAGTGGAGGAATAGGTTTTTAAAGTTGTTATGA
- a CDS encoding aldo/keto reductase has translation MEYITLNNGLKMPIVGTGTNTYGKENNEYNGALTNEIPELVSALELGYRSIDAAIIYRNEELVGRVLAQSTVPREELFITTKVPGNEVYISSKKATRAAIDNSLKNFQTDYLDLLLIHFPIEDKVQLKNTWEVFEEYYEAGKLKAIGVSNFGKNHLDELKEFAKVKPAVNQIQVNLKEPNKDLLAVLKDEGITPVAWGPMKAEAHQKEVLDEIGKAYKKSGAQVLLKYQIQRGIIVIPKSHKRENQASNLDLFDFILSAEDIEKIENL, from the coding sequence ATGGAATACATAACACTTAATAATGGGTTGAAAATGCCAATTGTAGGTACAGGTACAAATACTTATGGAAAAGAAAATAACGAGTATAACGGGGCGTTAACAAATGAAATTCCTGAACTCGTATCAGCACTTGAGTTGGGTTACCGTTCAATAGACGCAGCCATCATTTATCGAAACGAAGAACTTGTCGGAAGAGTTTTAGCACAAAGCACAGTGCCTCGAGAAGAGTTATTCATTACGACAAAGGTTCCAGGCAACGAAGTATATATTTCTTCAAAGAAAGCTACTCGAGCAGCTATCGATAACAGTCTAAAAAACTTCCAAACAGACTATCTCGACCTGCTTCTTATTCACTTCCCTATAGAAGACAAAGTACAACTTAAAAACACTTGGGAAGTCTTTGAAGAATATTACGAAGCAGGCAAACTAAAAGCAATCGGCGTTTCAAACTTTGGAAAAAATCATCTAGATGAATTGAAAGAATTCGCTAAAGTGAAGCCTGCTGTTAATCAAATACAAGTTAACTTAAAAGAACCTAACAAAGATCTCCTTGCCGTATTAAAAGACGAGGGCATTACACCTGTTGCATGGGGACCTATGAAAGCCGAAGCCCATCAAAAAGAAGTTTTGGATGAAATCGGTAAAGCCTATAAAAAATCTGGTGCACAAGTCTTATTAAAATACCAAATTCAACGCGGAATAATCGTTATTCCTAAATCTCACAAACGTGAAAATCAAGCATCTAATTTAGATCTTTTCGATTTCATATTATCTGCAGAAGATATAGAAAAAATTGAAAACTTGTAA
- a CDS encoding metalloregulator ArsR/SmtB family transcription factor: MNPNMASIAALISDPSRAAILTSLLDGRFHPASSLAYIAGIKPQTASFHLRKLHEADLLQVNQQGRHRYYGLKNHDVAKVLETFLLISPDTEMRSFKQVTQDKAIRYARTCYDHLAGNIGVKVTESMLSIGYLEDSKNSFVLTEKGEDFFNELQIDLAQIKKKRRKYIDKCLDWSERKYHISGAIGNALLVKFLELNWIRRVPDSRAIKITKLGERELKIMFGITLDDQF; encoded by the coding sequence ATGAATCCAAATATGGCTAGTATTGCTGCGTTAATTAGTGATCCTTCTCGGGCGGCAATACTAACATCATTATTAGACGGACGCTTCCATCCTGCCAGCAGCTTGGCTTACATTGCAGGTATCAAGCCTCAAACAGCGAGTTTCCATCTGAGAAAATTACACGAAGCCGATTTATTACAAGTCAATCAGCAGGGAAGACATAGATATTATGGATTAAAAAACCATGATGTTGCTAAAGTTTTAGAAACCTTTTTGCTGATTTCTCCCGATACTGAAATGAGGTCTTTTAAACAAGTGACACAGGATAAGGCCATTCGATATGCGCGAACTTGCTATGATCACCTTGCAGGCAATATTGGTGTGAAAGTTACTGAATCAATGCTTTCAATAGGATACCTTGAAGATTCCAAAAATTCATTTGTTCTCACTGAAAAGGGAGAAGATTTTTTCAATGAACTCCAAATTGACCTAGCACAAATAAAAAAGAAACGTCGAAAATACATCGATAAATGTCTTGACTGGAGCGAAAGAAAATATCATATATCAGGGGCTATTGGTAATGCCCTTTTAGTAAAATTCTTAGAATTAAACTGGATACGAAGAGTCCCTGATTCTAGAGCAATAAAAATAACTAAGCTTGGAGAAAGGGAATTGAAAATTATGTTTGGCATTACGTTGGATGATCAATTTTAG
- a CDS encoding S41 family peptidase: MKNKYLSIGIIVILLVVGYFTINKNGPQEALVFTEEHKVSNIATFAKLYGYVRYFHPSDEASGLDWNAFAVYGVQEVKNAKSTKELKETLEELFLPIAPTIELALDEKDEYSKWDLVNESPDGKYVFWQNQGVETSYTNQLFPVVDSRVYKSKRVFFTDHNGEVTLIEPVFDQYPNREDWVIQRAISNSLHVYVPLVLPVDDENRTMGGSQDSQVAFEELKEAIHELKVAGINSEKEDARISGVVIVWNMYQHFYPYLDVVDVKWEEELHTFIGKVIDDETYDNYVTSLKLFVEKAQDGGSRVYTRLDNKTFTLPFRVQFIEGELVITEVLEDSPFKLGDILLTRDGLPVKDLFEKHLNETSGSAQYKESIAEYLLVTGNINDSAEIEIVRDEEVSKHTASFTEPYYLDWDTDPIQEVQEGIFLVSMDKQITQSQLSQFVDELASAKGIIFDVRQYPSASALQYFQHIMDEPSVTSITRNPQYLLPDQQGDIQYFELSEPAEPLQPKSPKFTGEIVFLTRDATSAWGEVFIDIAKEQKLGTIVGQQTAGANGYLNAIDLFDSIIVYFLGSEVLKADGSQLHLIGIEPDIVVNQSIEAVKAGRDEYLEAAIQIIEGNR, translated from the coding sequence ATGAAAAATAAATATTTGTCTATTGGTATTATTGTTATCCTATTAGTTGTCGGCTATTTTACAATCAATAAAAATGGCCCCCAGGAAGCTTTGGTTTTTACGGAGGAGCACAAGGTGTCAAATATTGCTACGTTTGCAAAGCTGTATGGGTATGTTAGATATTTTCACCCGAGCGATGAGGCATCTGGATTAGATTGGAATGCCTTTGCTGTATATGGGGTACAAGAGGTGAAAAATGCAAAAAGTACGAAAGAGTTGAAAGAGACATTAGAAGAATTATTTCTTCCGATTGCCCCTACGATTGAACTTGCTTTAGATGAAAAAGATGAGTATTCCAAGTGGGATCTTGTGAACGAAAGTCCTGATGGGAAGTATGTTTTCTGGCAAAACCAAGGAGTAGAAACGAGTTACACAAATCAATTATTCCCGGTTGTAGACAGCAGGGTGTATAAAAGTAAACGTGTATTTTTTACAGATCATAATGGAGAGGTTACACTTATTGAACCTGTTTTCGATCAGTATCCAAATAGAGAGGACTGGGTTATACAAAGAGCCATTTCCAATAGCCTTCATGTATATGTACCTCTTGTGCTTCCTGTTGATGATGAAAATCGTACGATGGGAGGGTCCCAGGATTCTCAGGTTGCATTTGAAGAGTTAAAAGAGGCGATACATGAATTGAAGGTTGCTGGTATTAATAGTGAAAAAGAGGACGCTAGGATTTCTGGCGTAGTTATTGTTTGGAACATGTATCAGCATTTTTATCCTTACTTAGATGTGGTTGATGTGAAATGGGAAGAAGAATTACATACTTTTATCGGTAAAGTCATAGATGACGAAACGTATGATAACTATGTTACCTCGCTCAAGCTCTTCGTAGAAAAAGCACAGGATGGCGGATCTAGGGTATATACTAGATTGGATAATAAAACATTCACATTACCTTTTCGTGTTCAATTTATTGAAGGTGAGCTTGTCATTACAGAGGTGTTGGAAGATAGCCCTTTCAAGTTAGGAGATATACTTTTAACCAGAGATGGTCTCCCTGTCAAAGATTTGTTCGAGAAACACCTGAACGAAACCTCGGGTTCTGCCCAGTATAAAGAAAGTATTGCAGAGTATTTACTGGTGACGGGGAACATAAACGACTCTGCTGAGATTGAGATAGTTAGAGACGAAGAGGTTTCCAAACATACAGCTTCTTTTACTGAACCCTATTACTTAGATTGGGACACAGATCCGATTCAGGAAGTGCAAGAGGGAATTTTTCTTGTTTCTATGGATAAACAAATAACACAAAGTCAACTCTCTCAATTTGTGGATGAATTAGCATCTGCAAAAGGGATTATCTTTGATGTTAGACAATACCCTTCTGCATCTGCACTTCAATACTTTCAACATATAATGGATGAACCATCGGTAACCAGTATTACTAGAAACCCGCAGTACTTATTACCGGACCAACAAGGTGATATCCAATACTTTGAATTGTCAGAACCAGCAGAACCACTTCAACCAAAGAGCCCCAAGTTTACAGGAGAAATTGTTTTCTTAACAAGGGACGCTACGAGTGCATGGGGTGAAGTTTTTATAGATATTGCGAAGGAACAAAAGCTTGGAACTATTGTAGGTCAGCAGACAGCAGGAGCAAATGGATATTTGAATGCAATTGATTTATTTGATAGTATCATTGTCTACTTTCTCGGGTCAGAAGTGTTAAAGGCTGATGGTTCACAGCTTCATCTGATAGGTATAGAGCCAGATATCGTTGTGAACCAGTCAATTGAAGCTGTAAAAGCAGGAAGAGATGAGTACCTGGAGGCCGCCATTCAAATTATTGAAGGCAATAGGTAG
- a CDS encoding tRNA-dihydrouridine synthase — MTENFWRELPRPFFILAPMEDVTDVVFRHVVSEAARPDVFFTEFTNTESYCHPKGHQSVRGRLTFTEDEQPIVAHIWGDKPEYFRQMSIGMAEEGFRGIDINMGCPVPNVTSNGKGSGLIRRPEVAAELIQAAKAGGLPVSVKTRLGFTEVEEWQDWLTHILKQDIVNLSIHLRTKKEMSEVPAHWELIPEIKKLRDQVAPDTLLTINGDIPDRQTGLELAQRYEVDGVMIGRGIFKNPFAFEKEPKEHSSEELLNLLRLHLDLYDHYSKEYEARSFRSLQRFFKIYVRGFRGASELRNQLMSTESTDEVREMLNNFGRTPSNPE; from the coding sequence ATGACAGAAAATTTTTGGCGTGAATTACCACGACCGTTTTTTATACTAGCACCAATGGAAGATGTGACAGATGTTGTTTTTCGTCATGTAGTGAGTGAAGCTGCTAGACCCGATGTATTTTTTACAGAGTTTACAAATACGGAAAGTTATTGTCATCCAAAAGGGCACCAAAGTGTGCGTGGGCGTTTGACTTTTACAGAAGATGAACAACCAATTGTGGCACATATTTGGGGAGATAAACCTGAATATTTTCGGCAAATGAGTATCGGAATGGCGGAAGAAGGTTTTCGGGGTATTGATATCAACATGGGCTGTCCTGTACCTAATGTGACATCAAACGGGAAAGGTTCCGGTCTAATCCGTCGTCCAGAAGTGGCAGCAGAACTAATACAAGCAGCAAAAGCGGGTGGATTACCTGTAAGTGTGAAAACAAGGCTTGGTTTCACAGAGGTAGAAGAATGGCAAGATTGGCTGACACACATATTAAAACAAGACATCGTGAATCTTTCTATTCATCTGCGTACAAAAAAGGAAATGAGTGAAGTGCCTGCTCATTGGGAACTGATTCCGGAGATTAAGAAACTTCGTGATCAAGTGGCACCAGATACACTGTTGACCATCAATGGGGACATTCCAGATCGTCAAACTGGCTTGGAGCTCGCTCAAAGGTACGAAGTTGATGGGGTGATGATTGGTCGTGGGATTTTTAAAAATCCATTTGCCTTTGAAAAGGAGCCAAAAGAACATAGTAGTGAGGAATTGCTGAATCTCTTAAGGTTACATCTTGACCTCTATGACCATTATTCAAAGGAATATGAAGCACGTTCCTTTAGATCTCTTCAGCGTTTCTTTAAGATATATGTCCGTGGATTCCGAGGAGCCAGTGAACTAAGAAACCAATTGATGAGCACAGAGTCAACAGATGAAGTTCGTGAAATGCTTAATAACTTTGGACGAACTCCTTCTAATCCAGAATAA
- a CDS encoding S41 family peptidase: MTHQKQEISGPEHHKTALGELMLVRGPFGESTEIEVLRNDESLTNTSIYEIENTVTLNQSVSIQEIEEGIFYVPLHGDINIIRLAYYVDLLQSAKGVIFDSRYEDEGMAYLFMQHLFAEPIPSVDIRSPQNILPDQEGVDYKDLGWMIEPKEPTIQGEIVFLASNWGDPILRQIKDYQLGTIIGEQTAGQIGYQNRFLLFDGIYISFTAIKTKGLDGDQHHVHGVIPDILLEPTFEAIQQGRDLWIEEGVQFIKDNQ; encoded by the coding sequence ATGACGCATCAAAAACAGGAAATTTCAGGCCCAGAACATCATAAGACAGCTTTGGGTGAACTAATGTTAGTAAGAGGACCATTCGGAGAATCTACTGAGATTGAAGTCTTACGCAACGATGAAAGCCTTACAAATACATCTATTTATGAGATAGAAAACACAGTGACACTCAATCAATCGGTAAGTATTCAGGAGATTGAAGAGGGGATCTTTTATGTTCCACTACACGGGGATATCAATATAATCCGTTTGGCTTATTACGTGGACTTACTCCAATCTGCTAAAGGGGTCATATTTGATTCCAGATATGAAGATGAGGGAATGGCCTATTTATTTATGCAACATTTATTTGCTGAACCCATCCCATCTGTAGACATACGTAGTCCTCAAAATATATTGCCAGACCAAGAAGGCGTAGACTATAAGGATTTAGGGTGGATGATAGAACCAAAAGAGCCAACCATTCAAGGAGAAATCGTATTTTTAGCCTCGAATTGGGGAGATCCGATTTTGCGGCAAATCAAAGACTACCAGTTAGGAACAATCATCGGTGAACAGACAGCTGGACAAATAGGCTACCAGAACCGTTTCCTTTTATTTGACGGGATTTATATCAGTTTTACAGCCATTAAAACAAAGGGGCTAGATGGTGACCAACACCATGTACACGGGGTAATACCTGACATTCTCTTAGAACCCACTTTCGAAGCCATACAGCAAGGGCGAGACCTGTGGATAGAAGAAGGGGTTCAGTTCATAAAGGATAATCAGTAA
- a CDS encoding Lrp/AsnC family transcriptional regulator, which produces MLDNTDLQIIDELLKNSRIKMKELGEKVHLTGPATTARVTKLEDSGIIEGYTIKVNQIKLGFNIHAFITIITQSTNHQPYLKFLETQEEYIIKNYKISGDGCYLLECKFQSNPQMNQFLEELNEYANYKLSIVIDQ; this is translated from the coding sequence ATGTTAGATAACACGGATTTACAAATCATAGATGAACTTTTAAAGAACAGTCGGATTAAGATGAAAGAATTAGGTGAGAAAGTCCATTTGACTGGACCAGCTACAACAGCTAGAGTGACAAAGTTAGAGGATAGTGGAATTATTGAGGGCTATACCATTAAGGTTAACCAAATAAAACTGGGATTTAATATACATGCTTTTATTACGATCATTACACAAAGTACCAATCACCAGCCCTATTTAAAGTTCTTAGAAACACAAGAGGAATACATCATTAAAAATTATAAAATCAGTGGAGATGGCTGTTATCTTCTTGAATGTAAATTTCAATCCAATCCACAAATGAATCAATTTCTTGAAGAATTAAACGAGTATGCAAACTATAAATTATCAATAGTTATTGATCAATAG
- a CDS encoding DUF4269 domain-containing protein, with product MDFHQIDYLKTGNQRQKDAYRVIQKLNIMDDLSEYNPLLCGTIPINLDIKGSDLDMIMEVSDFNRFESKVAGLYSHLENFKQKRTFIRNRPVIKANFFFEGFEFELFGQSQTVEKQYAYLHMIIEHALINENPTLRDEVIALKKKGYKTEPAFCHLLGLEGDPYDRLIEYGKEKKIIS from the coding sequence ATGGATTTTCATCAAATAGACTATTTAAAGACAGGGAATCAGAGGCAGAAGGATGCCTACAGGGTTATACAAAAACTTAACATTATGGATGATCTTTCAGAGTACAATCCACTTTTATGTGGGACTATTCCTATTAACCTTGATATAAAAGGCTCAGACTTAGATATGATTATGGAAGTATCAGACTTTAACCGGTTTGAATCTAAAGTTGCTGGTCTATACAGCCATCTAGAGAATTTTAAGCAAAAGAGAACTTTTATTAGAAATCGACCGGTTATTAAAGCGAATTTCTTCTTTGAAGGCTTTGAATTTGAACTATTTGGGCAGTCTCAAACTGTAGAGAAACAATATGCTTATTTGCATATGATCATTGAACATGCTTTGATCAATGAGAACCCTACTCTACGGGATGAAGTAATAGCACTCAAAAAGAAAGGGTACAAAACCGAACCAGCATTTTGTCATCTACTAGGATTAGAAGGTGACCCTTATGATAGGTTGATAGAGTATGGAAAAGAGAAGAAGATTATCAGTTAG
- a CDS encoding zinc ribbon domain-containing protein YjdM has protein sequence MMNLPNCPKCNSEYTYEDGNLFVCPECAHEWTLASENENNEDAKVYKDANGNVLHDGDTVTVIKDLKVKGSSSVIKIGTKVKNIRLVDGDHDIDCKIDGFGAMQLKSEFVKKI, from the coding sequence ATCATGAACTTACCTAATTGCCCAAAATGTAACTCTGAATATACATATGAAGATGGGAATCTATTCGTTTGTCCGGAATGCGCTCATGAGTGGACCTTAGCGTCTGAAAATGAAAATAATGAAGACGCAAAGGTTTATAAGGATGCCAATGGAAATGTTTTACATGATGGGGATACGGTTACTGTTATTAAGGACCTTAAAGTGAAAGGGAGCTCCTCCGTTATTAAAATAGGTACGAAAGTAAAAAATATCCGATTAGTCGATGGAGACCACGATATTGATTGTAAAATTGATGGTTTTGGTGCTATGCAATTAAAATCTGAATTCGTAAAGAAAATATAA
- a CDS encoding DUF3221 domain-containing protein, with amino-acid sequence MMKNDLKGIWLVFLMIILVGCNIENNAEPNLILKGYILEVNQGRLLIAEDITKEEFDKIRDMTIKEIQDIEEKMIMLTYVSFTNVETFNVGDFVKVTVDGGINHSYPGQAGAKKIEIVE; translated from the coding sequence ATGATGAAAAATGATTTAAAAGGAATATGGTTGGTGTTTTTAATGATAATCCTAGTGGGATGTAATATAGAAAATAATGCAGAACCGAATCTCATTCTTAAAGGATACATTCTTGAGGTTAACCAGGGTAGGCTACTCATCGCTGAAGATATAACAAAGGAAGAGTTTGATAAGATACGGGATATGACGATTAAGGAAATCCAGGATATAGAGGAGAAAATGATTATGCTAACCTATGTATCTTTTACAAATGTAGAAACCTTTAACGTCGGTGATTTTGTAAAAGTTACAGTAGACGGAGGAATTAACCATTCTTATCCAGGTCAAGCGGGTGCGAAGAAGATTGAAATTGTGGAGTAA
- a CDS encoding type II toxin-antitoxin system RelE/ParE family toxin encodes MWWTNQALEGFSNIQSNHFTSEETKEYKKKLVRRMEEKIVLLGTSVAVDKPEWEGSYKIIIDKYIVYYSFSNDRTICYIEYFKHSRQHR; translated from the coding sequence ATATGGTGGACAAACCAAGCTTTAGAAGGGTTTAGTAACATTCAAAGTAATCACTTTACATCGGAAGAAACTAAAGAATATAAGAAAAAGTTAGTGAGAAGGATGGAAGAAAAAATTGTTTTACTAGGCACAAGTGTCGCCGTCGATAAACCTGAGTGGGAAGGATCTTATAAAATTATTATTGACAAGTACATCGTTTACTACTCTTTTTCAAATGATAGAACAATTTGTTATATAGAATATTTTAAACACTCTAGACAACATAGATAG
- a CDS encoding flavin reductase family protein, which yields MKQSLRDTETEIIKPKILYYGTPVILLTTLNEDDTVNISPISSSWALGHYIILGLGVGGKAFENLTRHPECVINIPNPELWENVEKLAPFTGKNPVPEYKKSNGFTYQQNKFDVSHLTSIDSHSVKPSRIKECPIQMEAKVNKVRVPEYCQELSIIETEVIHVHAHKKIIKDGNHIDPQKWSPLIYNFRHYYGLGNPLGKTFRA from the coding sequence ATGAAACAATCATTAAGAGATACAGAAACGGAAATTATTAAACCGAAAATTTTGTATTATGGAACGCCGGTCATCCTACTTACCACGTTAAATGAAGATGATACTGTAAATATTAGTCCAATTTCATCATCATGGGCACTTGGCCATTATATTATTCTCGGACTTGGAGTAGGTGGTAAAGCTTTTGAAAACCTTACCCGCCATCCAGAATGTGTTATCAATATACCAAATCCTGAGCTTTGGGAAAATGTAGAGAAATTAGCACCGTTCACAGGTAAGAATCCTGTACCAGAATATAAAAAAAGTAATGGATTCACATATCAACAAAATAAATTTGATGTAAGCCATTTAACTTCAATTGACTCACACAGTGTAAAACCTTCAAGGATAAAAGAATGTCCAATACAAATGGAAGCAAAAGTTAATAAGGTTAGGGTACCGGAATACTGCCAAGAATTATCTATTATAGAAACTGAGGTTATCCATGTACATGCGCATAAAAAAATAATAAAAGATGGGAATCACATTGACCCCCAAAAATGGAGTCCACTAATTTATAATTTTCGCCATTATTATGGTTTAGGTAATCCTTTAGGAAAAACATTTCGTGCCTAA
- a CDS encoding GNAT family N-acetyltransferase, which translates to MVQFYTNKEKPIPAKLLKDLYQNAGWWDERSEEDIESMLMNVISVGAWKDGVLVGFARAISDGRFRAYIEDVVVHSEYQRQNVGTQLMERLLRKLSHIDVISLFCEEHLIPFYKSHQFTRSQSQFVMHRK; encoded by the coding sequence TTGGTCCAATTTTATACTAACAAAGAAAAACCTATCCCAGCTAAGCTTTTAAAGGATTTATATCAGAATGCAGGTTGGTGGGATGAAAGATCAGAAGAAGACATAGAGAGTATGTTAATGAATGTTATTTCAGTAGGTGCCTGGAAAGATGGCGTTCTAGTCGGGTTTGCCAGAGCAATTTCGGACGGACGATTTCGTGCATATATTGAAGATGTAGTGGTTCATAGTGAATATCAAAGGCAGAATGTAGGAACACAATTGATGGAACGGTTACTTAGGAAACTGTCCCACATAGATGTGATTAGTTTATTTTGTGAAGAACATCTAATACCATTCTATAAGAGTCATCAATTTACAAGAAGTCAGTCACAGTTTGTAATGCATAGAAAGTGA